The region TACTTGTCTGATATAATGTATGCTATTTTTGCGAATTTCAGACCCTCCAAGATTCCATCCGATACCTTGGCGGCGATAAAGATTGCTATGATTGCATAAAGAGCAGTATGAATACTAAAGACAAACATACCAATAATAATAACTACGCCATCCACTATCATAAGAATCATAGGTACTGTTACATGTTTTATCTTTGCATGAATTAACATAGCTAAAAGATCTGTTCCACCAGTTGTCGTCATGGTAGATAATACAAAGCCCACTCCTGTTCCGCAGAGTGCACCACCAAATATTGCTGCTAATAAGAACTCATTTTCAAACATACTTTGTGGTGGGATTAAATATATAAATACCGTTAGAGATGCTGCTCCTACTAATGTTTTCCCTATAAATTTTTTACCCAGGACAAAATATCCTACTATGAATAATGGTACATTTATTATAATATTGGTCAACCATATTGGAAGCCCCGTACCAAACGCTCTAAAGGTTAATTCTTTAATTACAATAGCAAGGCCGGTAACTCCGCCAGTTACCATCCCCATTGGTTCATATACCCAGTTTATAGCAATAGAAATTAAAAAGGTTCCTAATAACAAAAAGCAAATATCTCTTTTTTTCGTTCTCTTCCCTAACCACTCCATACGCAACCAAATTCCATAGTTTTAACTAATCTATGGAATAGCTTCCTTTCACATAAATTATACTATTTGCCGTTGCCTTCATCCCGCTTGCATTCGATG is a window of Lachnoclostridium phytofermentans ISDg DNA encoding:
- a CDS encoding YitT family protein, yielding MEWLGKRTKKRDICFLLLGTFLISIAINWVYEPMGMVTGGVTGLAIVIKELTFRAFGTGLPIWLTNIIINVPLFIVGYFVLGKKFIGKTLVGAASLTVFIYLIPPQSMFENEFLLAAIFGGALCGTGVGFVLSTMTTTGGTDLLAMLIHAKIKHVTVPMILMIVDGVVIIIGMFVFSIHTALYAIIAIFIAAKVSDGILEGLKFAKIAYIISDKYEEIAHDILHVLDHGVTGLSATGMYSNNDKKMLFCVVAKKEMVGVLDLVSKKDPKAFVIVSDVREVMGEGFIEFKQ